The genomic region CTGCAGCAAGGTGGCGTATTCGCGCGGGCTCAGGCCGAGGCCGTCATGGAAAAAGTTGACTTCCCGAAACAAGCCAGGCGCCGGTTCCGCCGCTTCGACGGTCCCGGCACCCGGCGCCAACCCCAACGCCGGCGACAATGCAGCCAAGCCAGTGGAGCCCAGGAATTGGCGTCTGTCCATGCTGGAATCCTTGTGGCAAATGAAGGCCGCTCATCCTACCCGTTCACGTGTTGTCCCGGATCGGTTACTCCGGCACGTCGCCAACGCGTTCCGCCAACGGGCGCGCGTACTGCACGAGCGAGACCAGGGTCTTGCCGGGCTCCTCGTTCATGACCTCGTGCGCCGAATGCTCGAACCACACCAGCTGCTTGTGCGGAGCCTGTACTTCCTCGAACCATTCCGCGGCCACTTCGGAGGAGACATTGACGTCGTGCCGGCCGAGGAACAGGAGCAGCGGACAATCGAGTTGCCTGATCCGGGACATGTCCTGGGCAAGCACGTAAGCGAGCAGCTTTTCCTCGGAGAAGTTGCTGGCTTCCCAGACGCGGGCGACATCGGCGTCGGTGTACTCGGGGATAGCGCGATCGCTCTGGCTTCGGCTGCGCCGCCCGTGCGGTTGTGGACCATGCCGCCGTAGTGGTTCAGCCATTTGCGTTGCTTGTACACGTCGGCCAGCGCGGGGGCGTCGTCGCCTTCGGCATAGGGCGCGATGGACTCCAGTTCGGCGATGGCCTCGGCATTTCCATCAGCGCGCGCCTTGTCCATGGTCCAGGCCCAACCGCGGCGTTCGCTCTCGGGGATGTCGGTTCCCTGGCCGATACCGATGTAGGCGTGCAACCAGTCGGGATGGCGCGATGCCAGCTCAAGGCCCAGATAGCTGCCCCACGAATGGCCGAGGACGAAGATCTTCTCCTTGCCGTACTCGCGACGCAGCCAGGCCACCAATTCGACCGTATCGGCGATCATCTGTTCGGGCGTCACCGTCGGCGCGATGAGTTCCGGATCGTTCTCGACATAGGTCTTGCCGGCGCCGCGCTGGTCCCATTGGACAACAGTGAAGTACTCCTCCCAGCCACGCTGGAAGTACCAGCTGGTCGGCATCGATACCCAACCCGGTCCACCGTGCAACATCAGCAGGACCGGGTTACGGGCATCGTTGCCACGGATCGAGACCCATTGCTCGATGCCTCCGATACGTACCTTTTCCAGCCGCTCGATGCCCTGGTCGGTAACGATGCGACGCATGTCGGCAACGATGCTGGTTGCCTCCGCACGGCTGTGCGGACCCGGGGCCGGTGCCTCGGCGCCGGCGGGATTGCCGAACACCATCATCAGGACTGCGATGCAGCCGCCGCACACTCTCTTCATCGTGATTCATGTCCCAAAGCGAAAAGATGGAGGATTCGGCGACTCGTCGGCCGAAGCCGGCCGCCTGGACCCGGCCGCTATCGTACCGCTAGGTCAGCGCCGCCTCATGCACCCCCGCAACCGCCCGTCCTGACGGGTCGGCGGCCTTGGCGAACGCCTCGTCCCAGGCGATCGCCGCGGAAGACGAACAGGCGATCGACTTGCCGCCCGGCACCGTCGCCGCACAAGCGGGGCCGGGGAAGAACTGCTCGAAGATGTGTCGGTACAGGTAGGCCTCCCGGGTCTGCGGCGGGTTCACCGGGAAGCGGCTGGCCGCGGCGGCGAACACGCGGTCGCTGATCTGTGCCGCGGCATGATCGCGCAGGCCGTCGATCCAGCCGTAGCCGACGCCGTCGCTGAACTGCTCCTTCTGCCGCCACAGGATCGAGTCGGGCAGGTAGCCCTCGAATGCCTCACGCAACACCGCCTTCTCGATCCGCCTGCGGCCATCCGGCCCGGTGCCGACCATCTTGTGCCTGGCATCCATCGACATCGCCACGTCGAGGAAATCGACGTCGAGGAACGGCACCCGCGCCTCCACGCCCCAGGCCATCATCGACTTGTTCGCGCGCAGGCAATCGTAGTTGTGCAGGGCGTCAAGCTTGCGGATGGTCTCGTCGTGGAACTCGCGCGCGTCCGGCGCCTTGTGGAAGTAGAGATACCCGCCGAACACCTCGTCGCTGCCCTCGCCCGACAGCACCATCTTCACCCCCATCGCCTTGATCCGCCGGGCGAGCAGGAACATCGGCGTCGACGCGCGGATGGTGGTGACGTCGTAGGTCTCGATGTGGCGGATCACCTCCGGCAGTGCGTCCAGGCCTTCCTCGAAGGTGTAGGTGAAGCCATGGTGCACCGTGCCCAGCGCCTCGGCCGCAATCTCGGCCGCGGCCAGGTCGGGCGAGCCTTCCAGCCCGATCGCGAACGAGTGCAGGCGCGGCCACCAGGCTTCACTGGCGTCGTCGTCCTCGACCCGCTTGCGGGCGAAGCGTGCCGCCACCGCCGCGACCAGCGACGAATCCAGCCCGCCCGAAAGCAGCACGCCATACGGCACGTCGCTCATCAGCTGGCGATGCACGGCAGCCTCGAAGGCTTCGCGCAATGCCTGCTTGGATACCTCCACGCCCCGGGTGACATCGTGCTCCCGCCACGGCCGCACGTAGTACTGCACGACTTCTCCGCGCTCGCTGTCGTAGTAGTGCCCGGGCGGGAACTGGGCGACGTCGGCACAGGTGTCGGCCAATGCCTTCATCTCCGAAGCCACGCATAGGCGGCCGTCGGCATCATGTCCCCAGTACAACGGGCAGACGCCGATCGGGTCACGTGCGACCAGGCAGCGCTGCCGCTCTCGGTCCCAGAGCGCGAATGCGAAGATGCCATTGAGCCGGCCCAGCCAGGCGCCGACATCGCCGCCGCTTTCCACGGCCTGACGGTACAGCGCACTGATGACCTCGCAGTCTGAGCCGCTCTGGAACTCGTAGGGACGTTCGAGCGCCTGCTCTAGCTCGCGGTGGTTGTAGATCTCGCCGTTGACCGCCAGCACCAGTTGGCCATCACCCGAACGGATCGGCTGCGCACCGCCTGCAGGGTCGACGATGGCCAGGCGTTCATGGACGAGGATCGCGCCATCGTCGGCGTGGACACCGCTCCAGTCCGGGCCACGATGGCGCTGGCGTTGCGATTGGCCGAGTGCCTGCCGGCGCAGAGTGCCGATGTCGTCGCCGGGTTGCAGGCCGAAGATTCCTAGGATCGAGCACATTCAATTGACTCCGTGGATTCGTATGGGAAGCGTTTGGAAGAGGAAAAACAAAAAGGCCCGCACTTCGCAGTGCAGGCCGGGGGAGAGCGATGGAACCTTGGGGTACTAGGTGCTAATCACCGGCCTGTGGAGGGCTGGCGTTGTCATTCTCGGTGACGTTGGAGACCGGCACGCTGCGGCCGCCCGGAAGGGCATTGGCAAGGGCGGCGCGGGCGCGGATGAAGTGCATGGGTCGATCCTGACGCAGTGTCGCCGCCCTTGCAAGCGACGATTTCATATGTAACGGACCGCAGTTTGGATAAGCTCGACGAACACCATTCTGGAAGGGGACACCATGGTGCGTTCGCTGGTTAGGGGAGCGCTGCTGCTCCTGCTGGGCGCTGCACTGCTGGTCATCGCGATATGGCTGCTGATGGCCGCCAGTCTGCCGAAGCTCGATGGGGGGCTGTCGCTGCACGGGCTCTCGGCCGAGGTCACTGTCGAACGCGATGCGCTCGGCGTGGTCACCATCGACGCGCGCAACCGAGAGGATGCGATGCGTGCGCTGGGTCATGTCCATGCCCAGGAGCGCTATTTCGAGATGGATCTGATGCGTCGCACCGCGGCCGGCGAACTGGCCGCGCTGTTCGGCCCGGCCGCGGTGGAAGCCGACAAACGCCATCGCATCCATCGCATGCGTGCGCGAGTGCGCGAGCACATGGACACGATCACCGGCACCCAGCGAGCGATGATCGAAGCCTATGTCGAAGGCGTGAATGCCGGCCTTGCCGACCTGAAGGCACGGCCGTGGCCCTACCTGTTGTTGCGCAAAACACCCGAACCGTGGCGCCTGGAGGATTCAGCACTGGTCGCCTATGCGATGTACTTCGACCTGCAGGACGCTTCCAATGCCGACGAACTGGCTCTGTGGAAACTGAAGCCGCACCTGCCGGCGCCGCTGTTCGAACTGATCACCCACGGCGGCAGCCGCTGGGACGCACCGATCACCGGTGCGGCGGTGGGCGACGCGACGCTGCCCGGCCCCGACCGCGTCGACCTGCGCCAACTGCCATTCGACGACACCACGGCAATCGTACCGTTGCCCGATGCCCGGGTCGTGGGCAGCAACAACTTCGCCGTCGCCGGCAGCCTGACCCGCAACGGCCGCGCGATCGTCGCCGACGACATGCACCTGGGGCTGCGTGCGCCGAACATCTGGTTCCGTGCCCGCCTGCGCTACCCCGAGCGCAATGCCGCCGGCGGCCGGGTCGACGCCACCGGCTTCACCCTGCCGGGGTTGCCGGCGATCGTGGTCGGCAGCAATGGGCATGTCGCCTGGGCATTCACCAACAGCTACGGCGACTGGCTCGACTGGCGGCAGCTGCCGCCCTGCCCCCACGCCGCGGCGGACTGCATGCCCGGCACGACGGTGGTCGAGCGGATCGAAGTGGCCGGTGCCGATGATGTCGATTTCGAGATCGAGGAGACCGCCTGGGGCCCGGTCCTGCATCGCGACGACAAAGGTAACCGACTGGCGTTGCGCTGGGTCGCACACTTGCCGGGCTCGTTGACGATGGAGCTGGCCC from Lysobacter alkalisoli harbors:
- a CDS encoding serine aminopeptidase domain-containing protein translates to MAEPLRRHGPQPHGRRSRSQSDRAIPEYTDADVARVWEASNFSEEKLLAYVLAQDMSRIRQLDCPLLLFLGRHDVNVSSEVAAEWFEEVQAPHKQLVWFEHSAHEVMNEEPGKTLVSLVQYARPLAERVGDVPE
- the asnB gene encoding asparagine synthase B, whose product is MCSILGIFGLQPGDDIGTLRRQALGQSQRQRHRGPDWSGVHADDGAILVHERLAIVDPAGGAQPIRSGDGQLVLAVNGEIYNHRELEQALERPYEFQSGSDCEVISALYRQAVESGGDVGAWLGRLNGIFAFALWDRERQRCLVARDPIGVCPLYWGHDADGRLCVASEMKALADTCADVAQFPPGHYYDSERGEVVQYYVRPWREHDVTRGVEVSKQALREAFEAAVHRQLMSDVPYGVLLSGGLDSSLVAAVAARFARKRVEDDDASEAWWPRLHSFAIGLEGSPDLAAAEIAAEALGTVHHGFTYTFEEGLDALPEVIRHIETYDVTTIRASTPMFLLARRIKAMGVKMVLSGEGSDEVFGGYLYFHKAPDAREFHDETIRKLDALHNYDCLRANKSMMAWGVEARVPFLDVDFLDVAMSMDARHKMVGTGPDGRRRIEKAVLREAFEGYLPDSILWRQKEQFSDGVGYGWIDGLRDHAAAQISDRVFAAAASRFPVNPPQTREAYLYRHIFEQFFPGPACAATVPGGKSIACSSSAAIAWDEAFAKAADPSGRAVAGVHEAALT
- a CDS encoding penicillin acylase family protein — translated: MVRSLVRGALLLLLGAALLVIAIWLLMAASLPKLDGGLSLHGLSAEVTVERDALGVVTIDARNREDAMRALGHVHAQERYFEMDLMRRTAAGELAALFGPAAVEADKRHRIHRMRARVREHMDTITGTQRAMIEAYVEGVNAGLADLKARPWPYLLLRKTPEPWRLEDSALVAYAMYFDLQDASNADELALWKLKPHLPAPLFELITHGGSRWDAPITGAAVGDATLPGPDRVDLRQLPFDDTTAIVPLPDARVVGSNNFAVAGSLTRNGRAIVADDMHLGLRAPNIWFRARLRYPERNAAGGRVDATGFTLPGLPAIVVGSNGHVAWAFTNSYGDWLDWRQLPPCPHAAADCMPGTTVVERIEVAGADDVDFEIEETAWGPVLHRDDKGNRLALRWVAHLPGSLTMELARFAETGTVNAALRLADDIAIPAQNLLVGDAHGRIAWRLLGPLPDRGEHCIASPRDTAGRSADTLLGDLEACPPWALAASTGVSVSGPGTARLWTANSRVVDGDMLARIGDGGYSLGARGQQIRDSLEARRRFDEHDLLRIQLDDRALFLQRWHDLLQQQAQQARTPALQTVAAAAAGRSGHAGIDSVGYRLVRGWRLKVLERITDGLLSPARDALGEDFAMPALKQLEGVAWPLVTEQPMHLLSPRHDTWQALFEDAAAELRDELEASGPLEERNWGERNTARICHPLSRALPDLAKPLLCMPAEPLPGDSHMPRVQGPDFGASQRMVVSPGHEADGIAHMPGGQSGHPLSPFWGAGHDDWVHGRPTPFLPEPARYTLVLTPAK